TCTACAGGGGTTTACTTGGATCACAGATACTCAAGACCCAAAGCAAGGTCAGTTCTCCGACTGGTTGACCAAGCCAAAGACGACATGTACCAAGAAAATGTGTGTGAGTATGAAATTGGAAATGGACTCACCTGATAATTATAAATGGTCTGATGAATCATGCTCAGCCCAGGTTGATGGCTATATCTGTAAACTAAAGGGCAGCTGCCAGAGGGTTGTTCTTGCTGGCCCAGGATATGTTGAATACGATACCCCTTTTAGTTTTGAAAGTTCTTTTCTGGACTTATTTCCACATGGCTCTTCAGTTAATGTGTCTTGTGGTCACAATGGAGAACGTACAGGACCCTTGTTATTTTGTCTGAAATCAAATGAAACTAATGTCTATCAGTGGGGAAATTCTCATTTGGACAAGAAATTAAATGGACCCTTTTGTGCTTCGGAGGAACTGGGCTGTAAGTACAATAATGGTGGATGTGAACATGAATGTATAGAATATCCACCAAACAAATCCATCTCCTGTAGATGCAAAGATGACTATGTGTTAGCAGCTGACTTGGTGTCTTGTGTTTACCTTGACCACTGCCAGTCTAATCCATGTCAGcaaaaatgtatcaaccaccaATATGGCTTTAAATGTTCGTGTTTTAGTGGTTTTGTATTGGCTGAAAACCAAATAAACTGCAACAATATCAAAGGATGTCTTAAAGGGGAATGTGACCCAAGAATTATTAATGGCTACAAAAATGAAGAAGTGGAATCAGAATACAATGACACTACTAGCAGTAATCAGGGAGAAAATGAGACTCAGCTGACCACTCCATATCCCATTATAAATGTCCAGACTGAGAAAAAGAATATACCCAAAATTACACAGTCCACTCCAATGCCTTCTGTAGCAAGACACGTTCCTGGTGTTACTTCTGAAAATTCATCAAATTGTGCATTAAGACCTCGATCAAAGCTATTTTTTAGTATACTGTCTGTCAGTGccgttttttactttttactaatAACGCAATAATGTTCTGTATACGGGCTTCTACTCACTAACGttttctttaacgctgcgatatcgctgcctttttttaaatgggactttctaatgttaaaatcgcattgcacaataattgaaaaagcacaaacttgctatttttgtgcaatgcgactttaacattagaaagtctcattgaaaaaaacgcagcgata
Above is a window of Eleutherodactylus coqui strain aEleCoq1 chromosome 3, aEleCoq1.hap1, whole genome shotgun sequence DNA encoding:
- the LOC136620737 gene encoding complement component C1q receptor-like; this translates as MLRQILRLLVCICILAVCYGGSEKETIEALCSKDACYTVHVNKKLRWTFTDARKECTNRDGDLVTIQNEEEAMNIHGLLWKFTNTTPVNRPLKLWIGLQLKLKSCVVRNQALQGFTWITDTQDPKQGQFSDWLTKPKTTCTKKMCVSMKLEMDSPDNYKWSDESCSAQVDGYICKLKGSCQRVVLAGPGYVEYDTPFSFESSFLDLFPHGSSVNVSCGHNGERTGPLLFCLKSNETNVYQWGNSHLDKKLNGPFCASEELGCKYNNGGCEHECIEYPPNKSISCRCKDDYVLAADLVSCVYLDHCQSNPCQQKCINHQYGFKCSCFSGFVLAENQINCNNIKGCLKGECDPRIINGYKNEEVESEYNDTTSSNQGENETQLTTPYPIINVQTEKKNIPKITQSTPMPSVARHVPGVTSENSSNCALRPRSKLFFSILSVSAVFYFLLITQ